The region gcccacccaaaattatgtGTCTGGCAATGCCCCTGGCTAAGAGGGATATTTTTAAAACTATCCACCCCACTATAAGGTTGGCACCACACACTTTCCTTCTATGCTGCACACATTATAAAGGCAGAGTGACTTTTAACAGGattcatatttttcccctcttcaGGCCAATGAAGTAAAAGTGAGCAATGTAGACTTCAATCAGTCCTTTGTGGCTCGAATGATTCCCAAATTAGAATGGAGTGCACTGATCCAGGCAGCTGACAGCGTAAGTATATCAGGAAGGAGGAGATATTGGATGGTGTAGTGAGTTGGAGTGCAGGTTACTCTAATTTCCAGTTTTCTTGGGGGGGGCAGTGTCTCCATGTGGGTTAATTTTGCACATTCCATGATAGCAATGTACCTCAAATTTACTGTTAGTAGAAAGATTGCTCATTTGATCCTCACAAAGCTAATTCCTCTACAGGGTTAGATCAAGATATTAAATGACCTAGGTGAACTttaatcttgccccccccccccattcagaggagagggaggatagcTGCTTAAtgggagcacctttctgtaaccaagTATTTTTGTActggcactgtccctaatgggcgcACAATcttaagtatattgtacctgggtcaatggagggctaagtgagttGTGgcaggaatcaaacctagttccccaggtctgcaacctgctgcattaagccactcctctgcTCCCTTTGTCCTCTCTCATAGTGCAGCATCCCATGTCCCCGTCTGATGGTCTAGTATGCTCCCTGTCCCTTGCTGCTCTGTCTGTGCTGTAGTGGGCAAAATGGTGAGAATGAGCAGACAAGCTGGCAGTTAATCAAGGAAGTGCATCCCGCTGAATGATGCTGTGTCCATGCCCACTTAATAACAGGAAGTTTGTGTTAAAATGAGCAGGAACATAGCAGACCTTCACACCTGTATTCTGAGCCTCATTCTTTCTTGTTTAGCTGTTGGTTTTCCTGCTTGCCCAGGGGGAATGTAATACTTGCCCGGGCTGCTGTTTATCTTGGAGGCCCCACATTTGAGGCAGCCATCTAGTTTGCCTAACAGCAGTACTGTCCTAACCTCTCGTCATTAGATAGCACATGATCACACTAATATATAAGTGAGAGAAGAGCATAGCTGCAGCTGCTGTCCTCCTATACAATGGAGACAATCTGTAGTCACTTTACAGTGTGAGCTCAttggggttggttttttttttagttagggCACTTGTCAGATCTGCCACAAGAGCTAATCAGTGACTATGAGAGTAACGAGGACTTCCTACGCAAAGTTCATCATGTGATGCTAGAGGTAAGGACATGCCCAGCCTTCAGTCATTGATGCATGCCAGAGTGGTAACAGACTTCACCAGGGGTGAACCTGGGATTCACTTACTGTGTGTAACATATTCTTCTCATAAGATGTTTAGCACCCTCCACCTGAAGGCTCGCTAGTAATGAAAAGAGCTGCACCTGAGGAAGATGTATTTTTCCATCActgtggggggtcttt is a window of Microcaecilia unicolor chromosome 11, aMicUni1.1, whole genome shotgun sequence DNA encoding:
- the TRMT112 gene encoding multifunctional methyltransferase subunit TRM112-like protein, giving the protein MKLLTHNLLTSHVKGVLRGYPLIIQANEVKVSNVDFNQSFVARMIPKLEWSALIQAADSLGHLSDLPQELISDYESNEDFLRKVHHVMLEVEVIEGTLKCPESGREFPIIRGIPNMLLHEEET